In Falco cherrug isolate bFalChe1 chromosome 2, bFalChe1.pri, whole genome shotgun sequence, the following are encoded in one genomic region:
- the SULT1C4 gene encoding sulfotransferase 1C4 isoform X2, with product MALDKMEDLSLKQTIPRAEIGEVKGIPLTKSICSTWDQVWSFKARPDDLLIATYAKAGTTWTQEIVDMIQQSGDVEKCRRATTYRRHPFLEWSIQEPPSVRYSGLELAEAMPSPRTIKTHLPVQLVPPSFWEQNCKIIYVARNAKDNLVSYYHFHRMNKGMPEPGTWEEFLVKFMTGKVLWGSWYDHVKGWWKAKDKHRILYLFYEDMKENPKQEIQKILKFLEKDVNEEVLNKILHYTSFEIMKENPMTNYTKEFQGIMDHSVSPFMRKGVVGDWKNYFTVAQNEKFDEDYKKKMADTSLVFRTQV from the exons ATGGCCCTGGACAAAATGGAAGATTTGAGTCTGAAACAGACGATACCCAGGGCTGAGATAGGTGAAGTGAAAGGTATTCCTCTCACAAAGTCAATATGCAGCACGTGGGACCAAGTGTGGAGCTTCAAAGCCAGACCTGATGATCTGCTCATTGCAACCTATGCTAAAGCAG GTACCACATGGACACAGGAGATAGTGGATATGATTCAACAAAGTGGAGATGTTGAGAAGTGTAGACGTGCCACTACTTACAGACGCCATCCTTTCCTTGAGTGGTCTATCCAAGAGCCTCCATCTGTGCGTTACTCAG GCCTGGAGTTAGCTGAAGCCATGCCTTCTCCACGAACAATAAAAACTCATCTCCCTGTGCAGCTGGTGCCTCCCTCCTTCTGGGAACAAAACTGTAAG ATAATCTATGTGGCAAGAAATGCGAAAGACAACCTGGTGTCGTACTACCATTTCCACAGAATGAATAAAGGAATGCCTGAGCCAGGAACCTGGGAAGAGTTCCTGGTAAAATTCATGACCGGAAAAG TGCTCTGGGGTTCCTGGTATGACCATGTAAAAGGATGGTGGAAGGCAAAAGATAAGCACCGTATTCTCTACCTCTTCTATGAAGATATGAAGGAG AATCCAAAGCAAGAAATTCAGAAGATTCTGAAGTTTCTGGAGAAGGACGTGAATGAGGAGGTTCTAAACAAGATACTCCATTACACCTCATTTGAGATAATGAAGGAAAATCCCATGACAAACTACACCAAAGAGTTTCAGGGAATAATGGATCACTCTGTTTCCCCATTCATGAGAAAAG GGGTTGTCGGGGACTGGAAGAATTATTTCACTGTGGCACAGAATGAGAAATTTGATGAAGATTATAAGAAGAAAATGGCTGATACCTCTCTTGTTTTTCGCACGCAAGTGTGA
- the SULT1C4 gene encoding sulfotransferase 1C4 isoform X1, which translates to MKNSLCSMALDKMEDLSLKQTIPRAEIGEVKGIPLTKSICSTWDQVWSFKARPDDLLIATYAKAGTTWTQEIVDMIQQSGDVEKCRRATTYRRHPFLEWSIQEPPSVRYSGLELAEAMPSPRTIKTHLPVQLVPPSFWEQNCKIIYVARNAKDNLVSYYHFHRMNKGMPEPGTWEEFLVKFMTGKVLWGSWYDHVKGWWKAKDKHRILYLFYEDMKENPKQEIQKILKFLEKDVNEEVLNKILHYTSFEIMKENPMTNYTKEFQGIMDHSVSPFMRKGVVGDWKNYFTVAQNEKFDEDYKKKMADTSLVFRTQV; encoded by the exons ATGAAAAATTCTCTG TGCTCGATGGCCCTGGACAAAATGGAAGATTTGAGTCTGAAACAGACGATACCCAGGGCTGAGATAGGTGAAGTGAAAGGTATTCCTCTCACAAAGTCAATATGCAGCACGTGGGACCAAGTGTGGAGCTTCAAAGCCAGACCTGATGATCTGCTCATTGCAACCTATGCTAAAGCAG GTACCACATGGACACAGGAGATAGTGGATATGATTCAACAAAGTGGAGATGTTGAGAAGTGTAGACGTGCCACTACTTACAGACGCCATCCTTTCCTTGAGTGGTCTATCCAAGAGCCTCCATCTGTGCGTTACTCAG GCCTGGAGTTAGCTGAAGCCATGCCTTCTCCACGAACAATAAAAACTCATCTCCCTGTGCAGCTGGTGCCTCCCTCCTTCTGGGAACAAAACTGTAAG ATAATCTATGTGGCAAGAAATGCGAAAGACAACCTGGTGTCGTACTACCATTTCCACAGAATGAATAAAGGAATGCCTGAGCCAGGAACCTGGGAAGAGTTCCTGGTAAAATTCATGACCGGAAAAG TGCTCTGGGGTTCCTGGTATGACCATGTAAAAGGATGGTGGAAGGCAAAAGATAAGCACCGTATTCTCTACCTCTTCTATGAAGATATGAAGGAG AATCCAAAGCAAGAAATTCAGAAGATTCTGAAGTTTCTGGAGAAGGACGTGAATGAGGAGGTTCTAAACAAGATACTCCATTACACCTCATTTGAGATAATGAAGGAAAATCCCATGACAAACTACACCAAAGAGTTTCAGGGAATAATGGATCACTCTGTTTCCCCATTCATGAGAAAAG GGGTTGTCGGGGACTGGAAGAATTATTTCACTGTGGCACAGAATGAGAAATTTGATGAAGATTATAAGAAGAAAATGGCTGATACCTCTCTTGTTTTTCGCACGCAAGTGTGA